One stretch of Argiope bruennichi chromosome 3, qqArgBrue1.1, whole genome shotgun sequence DNA includes these proteins:
- the LOC129962725 gene encoding zinc finger protein OZF-like, translating into MGIVISDVPAETFNADIKIEDNNRLDEKRFNCEICGMAFALKCNFKRHIRFHTKSKKKPYSCDICCKIFSSECQLNEHSCVNTDEKPYCCDICHKKFSQKKCLIVHCRTHTSEKPYACDICGTAFYQAGHLKEHLRIHTNEKPYSCDICGKAFSKKGNLNYHLRIHKDEKPYHCAVCNKAFSLNATLKKHYRSHTNEKPYSCDLCNQEFLQKSSLNRHYRTHTSEKPYSCDICNKKYSQKSHLNSHLLVHTNEKPYSCDICSKAFSNKSNLNHHLRIHIDETPYACMICKEIFSDKASLKEHHRSHTNGKPYSCDLCTQGFFLKSSLKRHYYIHMSEKPYSCDICNKKFTQKGHFNLHLRTHTNEKPYSCDVCGKGFFQKCILKRHYYIHASEKPYSCHICNKKCTQKGHLNLHLRTHTNEKPYSCDICNKNFSLKFNLNKHLRTHTKEKQPSHTVDLNNGIVLI; encoded by the coding sequence ATGGGAATAGTGATTAGTGATGTGCCTGCTGAAACATTTAATGCTGATATAAAAATCGAAGATAACAATCGATTAGACGAGAAACGTTTTAACTGTGAAATTTGTGGCATGGCATTTGCTCTGAAGTGTAATTTCAAGCGACATATCCGTTTTCACACAAAATCAAAGAAGAAACCTTATTCTTGTGATatttgctgtaaaatattttcttcagaatgCCAATTAAATGAACATTCTTGCGTTAATACAGATGAAAAACCTTATTGTTGTGATATATGCCATAAAAAGTTTTCTCAGAAAAAATGTCTAATTGTACATTGTCGAACTCATACAAGTGAAAAACCTTATGCTTGTGATATATGCGGTACAGCATTTTATCAGGCAGGTCATTTAAAGGAGCATTTGCGTATTCATACAAACGAAAAACCTTATTCTTGTGATATATGCGGTAAAGCATTCTCTAAGAAaggtaatttaaattatcatttacgTATTCACAAAGATGAGAAACCCTACCATTGTGCAGtatgcaataaagcgttttctctCAATGCTACTTTGAAGAAACATTATCGttctcatacaaatgaaaaaccgtATTCTTGTGATCTGTGCAATCaagaatttttacagaaaagcaGTTTAAATCGTCATTATCGTACTCATACAAGTGAAAAACCTTATTCTTgtgatatatgcaataaaaaatattcacagaaaAGTCATTTAAATTCACATTTGCTGGTTCACACAAACGAAAAACCTTATTCATGTGATATTTGCAGCAAagcattctctaataaaagtaatttaaatcatcatttaCGTATTCATATAGATGAGACACCCTACGCTTGCATGatatgcaaagaaatattttctgacaaAGCTTCTTTAAAGGAACATCATCGTTCTCATACAAACGGAAAACCTTATTCTTGTGATCTGTGCACTCAAGGATTTTTCCTGAAAAGTAGTTTAAAGCggcattattatattcatatgagTGAAAAGCCTTATTCTTgtgatatttgcaataaaaaatttactcaaaaaggTCATTTCAACTTACATTTGCGtacacacacaaatgaaaaacCTTATTCGTGTGATGTATGCGGTAAAGGGTTTTTccagaaatgcattttaaaaagacattattaTATTCATGCGAGTGAAAAACCGTATTCTTGTCATATATGCAATAAGAAATGTACTCAGAAAGGTCACTTAAATCTACATTTGCGtacacacacaaatgaaaaaccttattcttgtgatatatgcaataaaaatttttctctgaagtttaatttgaataaacatttgcgcactcatacaaaagaaaaacaaccTTCTCATACAGTTGATTTAAATAATGGTATTGTGctcatataa